One Deltaproteobacteria bacterium genomic window, TGCGCATCCACCTCTTCGAGGTAACGCAAGGCGGCGTCCAGGGTGCTGTTGAGGCTCTCGGCCACGAGGGTCGTCAGCGCTCCCGGCGGATGGCGGAGCACCTCGTAGTAGCGCTGCCGCTCGATAGCGTGGATCACCGCCGGCAGGTACCCGTCGCGCAGGAGCATCGCGTTCATCAAAAGCCGCGCGATGCGCCCCGAGTGCTTGGGCCACGGATAGATCCCGATCAGCTTGTGATGGGCCTGCGCCGCGCGCCGCACCGGATGCAGGCGCCGCACCTCCTCGGTCGCCAGCCACTGCCCGAGCTTTCGCATGTGGTACCCGATCTTCTCGGGCGGCGCGATCTCGTGGAAGTAGAGTCGATGAAGCGGGTTGTCGCGGCGGTAAAGCCCCACGGTCTGGACCGCGCTCGGCGCCTTGGCCTTCTCCTTCGTCGCCTTCGGCACCGGCTCGTCGTTCAGGAGCTGGTAGATGCGCTTGAGGAACTCGAGCCCGATCGGCGGCTTGCGCTTCGCCGCGGACTGCCGCACGAACTCGATGGACGCCTTGTGGTGCTTCACGTCCTCGTACGACGGGATCAGCGTGGCATCGCTGATGATCTCCTCGTCGATGGAGGCCCGGAGCTCGTGGTAGGTCAGTACGACCCCCTCCAAGGCGTTGTCATGGTAGATCCACGACACGTCGAGTCGGCTGTTGAAGTCCTGGAGCAGATTCTCATCGCGCTCGAGCCGAGCGCGAATGAGCTCCATCTTCCGATCGATATCGCTGTAGACTGCAGAACTCATGGCATGCAACTCCGCCAGTTGAACGTCCCCGAGCGGCTCCCGTACGACGCGCCGCTTCGGCCCACGCCCCTTACCCCGATCCGCAACGGGCGGGGCACCTTAGCTCCACCAAGGACGTTAGTCAATGGAAATTAACATGTTAGGGCTCTCGGCGCGGCGCCCGGCGCAAACCTCCTGGCCCTTATCCCTGGCGCCTTCGCGAGCCTCACCCCTCTCAATACGATCCGTCGGCGCGGTATTCCCCGCCTCGCTTCGTACGTCGGCGTGAGCCTGGCCCAAGTCTGACATGAATGTCCGGTGGCGGCCCGCCCGGGGAGCGGCGAAAAACCACCGGCCCACCCGCCGCATGCGATCTTTTACCTAGCGATATAAGTGGCTTAGTCGAAGCGCCACGGGCCGGCGCGCCCCTTGCTACTCGCCGAGCTGGAGGAAAGCTGATGCGACTCGTGATCCTGACGTCCATCCTGATGACCTGCGGAGCGGGCTGCGGCGCCGCCAAGAGCGCAGAATCCTTTGGAGGCGACCGCGCGGCCTCGCCGGACAGCGGGACCACCCGGGGGAGGCAGTGCGTCGCGCCGAACGATTGCCCGCCGGGCCAGACCTGCAACCAGTTCGGGTTTTGCATGGCCCCCTCACGGCAGGGGGATGGGGGCGCCGGGGACGGGGGAGCGCCGCCTCCCCCCGAGGTGGAGGTGAAGCGCGAGTCCCCCGCCAGCGGCAAGCGCTACGTCTACGTGGCCATCGCCGCGCAGGACACGGTGGTGAAGATCGACTCGCAGACCCTCGGCGTGCGGACGGTGAAGGTGGGCGAGAATCCCGGCGCCCTGCGCACGGCCCCCGGCGAGGACCTGGCCGTGGTCCTGAACCGGGCCGCGGGCAGCGCGTCGATCCTGCGCTCGCGAGCGGACGGAACGGACGAGGTGCTCACCCTCCGTACCGCTGCGGGACTGAACCAGCTCGCCATGGCCCCCGACGGACGGCACGCCGTGGCCTTCTTCGACGTGAGCCTCACGCAGGGGCAGTTCGGCTCGCAGGTGACCTTTCAGGAGGTGACGCTGCTGCGCCTCGTGGCCGGCCAGGAGCAGGCGGTGGATCTGTCGGTGGGCTTCAACCCCCGCGAGGTCCAGTTCGCGGCCGACGGCTCGCGCGCCTACGTCGTCACGGACCACGGTGTCTCCACGCTCGACCTGACGAAGAAGCTGGAGCCGAGCATCGTCCCCGCGATTCCGCTCGTGCGGGACCTCCTGACCGAGGCGCGCCCGTCGGAGGTGGCCATCACCCCGGACGGAAAGCTGGCCCTGGCGCGCATCCCCGGCCTCAAGGCGCTGCGCGTGGTGAACCTGGAGACGCGGGCGCTGACCGACCTGCCGCTCGGCGCGGAGCCCACCGACCTGGACATCGCCCCCGACGGCGCGCTGGCCCTGGCCGTATTGCGCGACGCGAAGGAGGTCGCCTTCATCGACCTGCCCGCGGACCTGACCGACCCGAGCGGCGTGCAGCGACTCTCGACCGGCAGCTACACCGCCGGGCAGGCCGCCCTCACCCCGGACGGTCAACGCGCGCTCCTCTTCACCAACGCCACCAATCAGGAGGTCCTGCTGGTGGCCGAGCTGAAGAGCCGCGAGCTGCGCACCGTGCGCCTCGAGAAGGGGGTGCGGACGGTGCTCCCCGCGCCGGACAGCACGACCGCGCTGGTGCTGCACAACCGCCTGCCGGGCTCCCTCTCGCCGGCCGACCCCGTGGAGGTCCAGCTCGACAAGCGCTCCGGCTACAGCGTGCTGCGACTCCTCGACGGCTACGTGAAGCTCCAGCTCACGGCGGTGGACCCGGGCCCCGTGGCCTTCACCGGCGACGGTGGCGCGGCGTATCTGCTCCTCAGCGGCTCGGCAGGCGCCATTCGCCTCGCCGAGGCGATCGACCTGCGGTCGTTCCTCACGCGCGCCATCCCCCTCGGCTCGCCGCCCGTGTCGGTGGGCGTGGTTCCCGCCACGAAGCAGGTCTACGTGGCCCAGGAACATCCCCTCGGGCGCGTGACCTTCATCGACACGCAGTCGAGCAGCCTCCGCACTCTCACGGGCTTCGCCCTCAACAGCCAGGTGATCGAATGAGCGCCCTCTTTGCGCGAAGAACCTTCTTGCTGGGCGTCGCGACCCTCCTCGCGAGCGGCTGCCCCGCCCGACCCGACCTCTGGTCCACCGACCTGAAGGTCGACGGCCCCTACAAGCTCAAGGAGCGCGTGGTCTGGGTGGACAGCACCCGCGGGCTGGCCTTCGGCCTCGACCCCACCGCCGCGCCTCCCACCGTCGGGAGCGTACCGATCGGCCGCAACGCGACCTTCGTCACGCCCACCGCGGACCGCCAGCGCCTGCTCGTGCTGACGGCGGGGAAGGAGGCCCTGAAGAAGGAGCAGCTCACCGAGGAGCCCGCCCTGTTCGTGCTCCGCGCCGCGCCCGGCGGGCTCGAGGTGGTCCGCCGCTACGCGCTGCCCGCCCCGTTCGACCGCATCGCCGTCTCCGCCGACGGCGCGCTCGCCCTGGCGCACTTCAGCGAGGACGCCTCGGGCAAGAACACGAGCGAGTCCTTCCTGCGCAACCCGAACCAGGTGGCGCTCCTGCGGCTCGATCAGGATGCCGGCCCCACGAACCCCGCCCCCCGCACCGTGCGGTCGTTCGGCTCGTCCCCCATCGGCGTGGTCTTCTCGCAGCCGCTCGCGATCCCGGCGAAGAGCGGCCCGAAGCGCACGCTCGCGGTGCTCCTCTCCCGCGGCTACCTGACGCTCCTCGACGCCACGAACCCCGGGCGCCGCGAGATCACCGTCCCCTTGAGCGGGGCCGGCCAGCCGAGCAGCGTCACCCCGCGCCAGGTCCTCTTCGTGGACGAGCCGCCCACCATCTTCGTGCGCGCCGACGGAGCCGCCGACGTGTTCGCCCTCACGCTCGAGCCCAAGGCCGCCGCGGGCGCGGGCGACAACGACTTCGTGCCCCGCATCAACCAGCCCAGCACGGGCCGCGCGATCCTGGACATGCAGCTCTACCAGGAAGAGGGGAAGACCTTCCTCCTCGCGGCCACCGGCAGCCAGGAGGCGGCGGTGATCGATCCCTCCACGAGCCAGTACGGGATCGTCCCGCTCGGAGCGAGCGTCGACACCGTCGTCGGGATCCCCCAGGCGAAGCCGACCACCGCGCTCCTCTACAGCCGCACGCTCCCCCAGGGCCGCGTGCACTTCCTCAAGCTGGAGCGACTGAGCCAGCTCCTCGGCCAGAACCACTCGCAGGTGGTGCTGGAGCAGCCCGTGCGCGAGCTCCTCGTCGCCCCCGGCGACCGCAAGGCCCTCGTGGTGCACAACAGCAGCCGCACCGTGATCTCGGTGCTCGACCTCGTCGGCAAGTACCGCACCGAGACCCCGATTCACGGGCAGGTCGGGCTGACGAGCTACGACTTCGTCGGCGAGACGCACCTCGTCGGGGTCGCCCCCGGCGTGGACCGCCTCGGGATCCTGGACCTCGAGACGCTCAGCCCCGTCGCGCTGCGCCTCGACTTCGCACCGCGACAGGTGATGACGGTGGGCGAGCGCGTGATCGTGGACCACGGACAGCAGCACGGGCTGGTGACCGTCCTGCCGAAGGCGCTGGCCCGCCGCGACGAGGCGCTCCTCCTCTGGGGCTTTCTGCTGCGCGACCTGCTCGACACGGAAATGAGGGACTGACCATGCAGCGATCCAGCCAGCGACGATGGAACGTAAGACTCCTGCGGTTCGCCCTCGTGGCGGCGGCGCTCGCCCAGGCCGGCTCGGCGCGCGCGCACAACGAGGTCTCCGTGCGGCTCAGCACCACGCGGGTGCTCGATGCGAGCTACGGCGGCTTCTCGAAGAGCGCCGGGCTCCTCCAGGCCGAGCTCGGCTACGCCCGCTCGCTCGTCGAGCTGGGCCGCGGGGCGCTCTGGGTCGAGGGGAGCTGGACCGTGGGGGCGAGCCGCACCGAGCTCTTCGGCGGCGAGGCCAAGGTGGACGCCCTCTTTCACTCGGTGACCGTCGGCGCCCGCTACGCGGTCCCGATCTGGCCGTGGCTCGTGCCGCACCTGCGCCTCGGCGCCGGCGCGCTCTTCGGGGCCGCGCGTCTGCAGCCCGCCGCGTCGGGCGTGGGGAGCAGCCTCACCGTGACCGAGGCGGACACCGACCGCACCGCCGGGTTCGCCGGCTATGCGCTAGCGGGGATCTCAGCGCTCGTCCCGCGACGGTGGATGCGCCAGGGCGGCAGCGGCTTCACGGCCGGCATCGTGATCGAAGGCGGGATGAGTCTCGCCTCGGCGCTGCGTTTCGAAGCGCGCCCCAAGACCGACCCCGAGCTGCTGGCTATACCGCGGGTCGCCTCGCCTCTCGGCGGCGTCTCGCTCTCCGGACCCGTGTTGCGTCTCGGCGCCGTCGTGCGCTTCTAGACCGCGCTACTGGTACGCCGCCACGTCGGTCTTCTTGATGCAGCGGGGCTTCGCCGACGTCCCCTTGAAGGTCACGCACTCGTAGTCCGCGGGACAGACGTCCGGCCCGCTCTCGCAGGTCTTCGTGCAGTACTTCTCCGGCAGCGTCGAGAGCGGACGCTCCTGACAGACGCCTTCGCCGTCGCACTGGCCATCGTGCCCGCAAGCCTTGCCAAACTCGAACCCACCGCACCCGAGACCCCACCCGGCAAGCACGACCAAGAGCGCCGCCGCGGACCACCGACGGCCGATGACTACGAGCTTCTCG contains:
- a CDS encoding Fic family protein; amino-acid sequence: MSSAVYSDIDRKMELIRARLERDENLLQDFNSRLDVSWIYHDNALEGVVLTYHELRASIDEEIISDATLIPSYEDVKHHKASIEFVRQSAAKRKPPIGLEFLKRIYQLLNDEPVPKATKEKAKAPSAVQTVGLYRRDNPLHRLYFHEIAPPEKIGYHMRKLGQWLATEEVRRLHPVRRAAQAHHKLIGIYPWPKHSGRIARLLMNAMLLRDGYLPAVIHAIERQRYYEVLRHPPGALTTLVAESLNSTLDAALRYLEEVDAQGLRAAS